One genomic region from Pseudomonas sp. R5-89-07 encodes:
- a CDS encoding MotA/TolQ/ExbB proton channel family protein: protein MWELVKSGGWMMLPIIMSSIAALGIVAERLWTLRASRVTPEHLLGQVWGWIKNKQLDKQKLKELRANSPLGEILAAGLANSKHGREIMKECIEEAAARVIHELERYINALGTIAAMAPLLGLLGTVLGMIDIFSSFMGSGMTTNAAVLAGGISKALITTAAGLMVGIPSVFFHRFLQRRIDELVVGMEQEAIKLVEVVQGDRDVDLVEGKA from the coding sequence GTGTGGGAATTGGTCAAATCCGGCGGCTGGATGATGTTGCCGATCATCATGAGTTCCATTGCCGCACTCGGCATCGTCGCCGAACGCCTGTGGACCCTGCGCGCCAGTCGCGTCACCCCCGAGCACTTGCTGGGGCAAGTCTGGGGCTGGATCAAGAACAAGCAGCTCGACAAACAGAAACTCAAGGAGCTGCGCGCCAATTCGCCGCTGGGTGAAATCCTCGCCGCCGGCCTGGCCAACTCCAAGCATGGTCGCGAGATCATGAAAGAGTGCATCGAGGAAGCCGCTGCGCGGGTGATCCATGAACTGGAGCGCTACATCAACGCCCTCGGCACCATTGCCGCCATGGCGCCGCTGCTCGGTTTGCTGGGCACGGTGCTGGGCATGATCGACATTTTCAGCTCGTTCATGGGCTCGGGCATGACCACCAACGCCGCCGTGCTGGCCGGTGGTATTTCCAAGGCCTTGATCACCACGGCCGCGGGCCTGATGGTGGGTATCCCTTCGGTATTCTTCCACCGTTTCCTGCAACGGCGCATCGATGAACTGGTGGTCGGCATGGAGCAGGAAGCCATCAAGCTGGTGGAGGTGGTGCAGGGCGACCGTGATGTGGACCTGGTCGAGGGCAAAGCGTGA
- a CDS encoding response regulator — MLRRMGIKGRVLLLTLLPTSLMALLLGGYFTWMQLSELQTQLLQRGEMIAEQLAPLVAPALSSRNADLLERIATQSLEQPDVRAVSFLAPDRSSLAHAGPTMLNQPPTGNSSHLLQRTGNDATRYLMPVFGRHRNLAGEVIPDESDRLLGWVEVELSHNGMLLRGYRSLFASLLLIAIGLICTAALALRISRTINSPIGLIKQAVAQLKDGNLETRLPPLGSQELDQLASGINRMAETLQNAQEELQHSIDQATEDVRQNLETIEIQNIELDLARKEALEASRIKSEFLANMSHEIRTPLNGILGFTHLLQKSELSPRQLDYLGTIEKSADNLLGIINEILDFSKIEAGKLVLDSVPFNLRDLLQDTLTILAPAAHAKQLELVSLVYRDTPLALVGDPLRLKQILTNLISNAIKFTREGTIVARAMIEDEQEDSVQLRISVQDTGIGLSNQDVRALFQAFSQADNSLSRQPGGTGLGLVISKRLIEQMGGEIGVDSTPGEGSEFWISLNLPKTRDDVEDLPSAPLLGRRVAVLENHELARQALQHQLEDCGLEVTPFNTLESLTNGITSAHQTEQAIDLAVLGVTANDIPPERLNQHLWDLEHLGCKVLVLCPTTEQMLFNQSVPNPNSQLQAKPACTRKLRRALADLISPRPSRSEPGEPLSSRAPRVLCVDDNPANLLLVQTLLEDMGAKVQAVESGYAAIDAVKQETFDLVLMDVQMPGMDGRQSTEAIRQWESERHGTPLPVVALTAHAMANEKRALLQSGMDDYLTKPISERQLAQVVLKWTGLALRNQGPERVTEGLGPGVQLLVLDHEEGLRLAANKADLAADMLAMLLASLEADRLAITVAREANDNHALIERVHRLHGATRYCGVPQLRAACQRAETLLKQDDAKAMAALDELDMAIARLASEARVSA, encoded by the coding sequence GTGCTTAGAAGAATGGGGATAAAAGGCCGCGTACTGTTGCTGACTTTATTACCGACCAGCCTGATGGCCCTGTTGTTGGGGGGCTATTTCACCTGGATGCAGCTCTCCGAGCTTCAAACCCAATTGCTGCAACGCGGTGAAATGATCGCCGAGCAATTGGCGCCGCTGGTCGCGCCCGCCCTCAGCAGCAGGAACGCCGACCTGCTGGAACGCATCGCGACCCAATCCCTTGAACAACCCGATGTGCGCGCAGTGTCGTTCCTGGCACCGGATCGCTCTTCCCTGGCCCATGCCGGCCCGACCATGCTCAATCAACCGCCCACCGGCAACAGTTCACACCTGCTGCAGCGTACCGGCAATGATGCCACTCGTTATCTGATGCCCGTGTTCGGCCGCCATCGCAACCTGGCGGGCGAGGTAATTCCGGATGAGTCCGACCGCCTGTTGGGCTGGGTCGAGGTGGAACTGTCCCACAACGGCATGTTGCTGCGCGGCTATCGCAGCCTGTTCGCCAGCCTGCTGCTGATCGCCATCGGCTTGATCTGCACGGCGGCACTGGCGCTGCGCATCAGCCGCACCATCAATTCGCCGATCGGCCTGATCAAGCAAGCCGTGGCCCAGCTCAAGGACGGCAATCTGGAAACCCGCCTGCCACCCTTGGGCAGCCAAGAGCTGGATCAATTGGCCTCGGGCATCAACCGCATGGCCGAAACCCTGCAAAATGCCCAGGAAGAATTGCAGCACAGCATCGACCAGGCCACCGAAGACGTGCGCCAGAACCTGGAAACCATCGAGATCCAGAACATCGAGCTGGACCTGGCCCGCAAGGAAGCCCTGGAAGCCAGCCGGATCAAATCGGAATTCCTGGCCAACATGAGCCATGAGATCCGCACGCCGCTCAACGGCATCCTAGGCTTCACCCATCTGCTGCAAAAAAGTGAGCTGTCGCCACGCCAGCTGGACTACCTGGGCACCATCGAAAAATCCGCCGACAACCTGTTGGGCATCATCAACGAAATTCTCGACTTCTCGAAGATCGAGGCCGGCAAACTGGTGCTCGACAGCGTGCCGTTCAACCTGCGCGACTTGCTGCAGGACACCCTGACCATCCTCGCCCCCGCCGCCCACGCCAAGCAGCTCGAACTGGTCAGCCTGGTCTACCGCGACACGCCGCTGGCGCTGGTGGGCGACCCGCTGCGCCTCAAGCAGATCCTGACCAACCTGATCAGCAATGCGATCAAGTTCACCCGCGAAGGCACCATCGTTGCCCGGGCGATGATCGAGGATGAGCAGGAAGACAGCGTACAGTTGCGCATCAGTGTGCAGGACACCGGCATCGGCCTGTCCAACCAGGACGTGCGCGCCCTGTTCCAGGCCTTCAGCCAGGCAGATAACTCACTGTCGCGCCAGCCGGGTGGCACAGGCCTGGGCCTGGTGATTTCCAAGCGTTTGATCGAACAGATGGGCGGCGAAATCGGCGTCGACAGCACGCCGGGCGAAGGTTCGGAGTTCTGGATCAGCCTGAACCTGCCCAAGACCCGCGACGACGTCGAAGACCTGCCCAGCGCGCCGCTGCTCGGGCGCCGCGTGGCCGTGCTGGAGAACCATGAGCTGGCGCGCCAGGCCCTGCAGCACCAGTTGGAAGACTGCGGCCTGGAAGTGACGCCGTTCAATACCCTGGAAAGCCTGACCAACGGCATCACCAGCGCGCACCAGACCGAACAGGCGATAGACTTGGCGGTGCTCGGCGTCACCGCCAACGACATCCCGCCCGAGCGCCTCAACCAGCACCTGTGGGACCTCGAACACCTGGGCTGCAAGGTGCTGGTACTGTGCCCGACCACCGAGCAAATGCTGTTCAATCAATCGGTGCCCAACCCTAACAGCCAGTTGCAGGCCAAACCCGCTTGTACGCGCAAGCTGCGCCGCGCGTTGGCCGACCTGATCAGCCCGCGCCCTTCGCGCAGCGAGCCAGGTGAGCCGTTGTCCAGCCGTGCGCCGCGCGTGCTGTGCGTGGACGATAACCCGGCGAACCTGTTGCTGGTGCAAACCCTGCTTGAAGACATGGGCGCCAAGGTCCAGGCCGTGGAAAGCGGCTATGCGGCCATTGACGCCGTCAAGCAGGAAACTTTCGACCTGGTGCTGATGGACGTGCAGATGCCCGGCATGGACGGGCGCCAGAGCACCGAAGCGATTCGCCAATGGGAAAGCGAACGCCATGGCACGCCACTGCCGGTGGTGGCCCTCACCGCCCATGCCATGGCCAATGAAAAACGTGCGCTGCTGCAAAGCGGCATGGACGATTACCTGACCAAACCCATCAGCGAGCGGCAGCTGGCCCAGGTGGTGCTGAAATGGACCGGCCTGGCCCTGCGCAACCAGGGGCCGGAGCGCGTCACCGAAGGCCTTGGCCCAGGCGTGCAATTGCTGGTGCTGGACCATGAGGAAGGCCTGCGCCTGGCCGCCAACAAGGCGGATCTTGCCGCCGACATGCTCGCCATGCTGCTGGCCTCCCTGGAAGCCGATCGGCTGGCGATTACGGTCGCTCGTGAAGCCAACGACAACCACGCCCTGATCGAGCGCGTCCACCGCCTGCATGGCGCCACTCGCTACTGCGGCGTGCCGCAATTGCGCGCGGCCTGCCAACGCGCCGAAACCCTGCTCAAGCAGGACGACGCCAAGGCCATGGCCGCATTGGATGAGCTGGACATGGCGATCGCGCGATTGGCCAGTGAGGCGCGGGTCAGCGCCTGA
- a CDS encoding META domain-containing protein: MKRLLLLAAVGAALGGCAGDAVKLKQDHSYVVEWIGERPLMDYAHLTVTLGADGRAYGNGGCNHWFAPYTLEGNSLSFGPIGSTRKLCAEALMEQEHRFFQALQGVQRWDISPIEQTRFWPADGKPIRLWLEEG; this comes from the coding sequence ATGAAGCGCCTGTTGCTGCTCGCCGCCGTGGGTGCGGCTTTGGGTGGTTGCGCCGGTGATGCAGTCAAGCTCAAGCAGGATCACAGCTACGTGGTGGAATGGATCGGCGAGCGGCCCTTGATGGACTACGCGCACCTGACCGTCACCCTCGGTGCCGATGGGCGCGCCTATGGCAACGGCGGCTGCAACCACTGGTTTGCGCCGTACACCCTTGAAGGCAACTCGCTCAGCTTCGGCCCGATCGGCAGTACCCGCAAACTGTGCGCCGAGGCGTTGATGGAGCAGGAGCACCGCTTCTTCCAGGCCCTGCAAGGCGTACAGCGCTGGGACATCTCACCGATCGAGCAGACCCGCTTCTGGCCCGCCGACGGCAAGCCGATTCGGCTGTGGCTCGAAGAAGGCTGA
- a CDS encoding DNA internalization-related competence protein ComEC/Rec2, producing MRTGMCALALGLLALRFLPTLPPTGWLLAMLVLALMLLPFRTYPLAFFLLGLSWACISAQWALDDRLRPALDGETRWLEGRVVGLPQQTDTGVRFELADSRSRKARLPKRIRVSWHGGPAVRSGERWRLAVTLKRPSGLLNFHGFDHEAWLLAQRIGATGSVKDGERLAPARHAWRDSLRQRLLATDAQAHEAAVAALVLGDGSGLEAEDWQVLQDTGTVHLLVISGQHIGLLAGLIYGLVAAMARFGCWPRNLPWLPWACGLAFVAALSYGLLAGFGVPVQRACVMVGLVLLWRLRFRHLGAWWPLLLAFNGVLLLEPLASLQPGFWLSFAAVAVLVLAFGGRLGPWSVWQVWTRPQWLIAVGLFPLLLVLGLPISLTAPVANLFAVPWISLVVLPLALLGTALLWVPLAGEGLLWLAGGALEVWFKGLALLAGQLPAWTPAEVPLAYWLVSLAGAVLLLLPKGVPFRLLGWPMLLLAVFPPRQPLPHGQVTVVQLDVGQGQSLILRTRNHALLYDAGPRSGPVDQGARVVLPSLKKSGIERLDMLLLSHADADHAGGAAAVARGLPIRRVVGGETEGLPDFLKTEPCVSGERWEWDGVSFVLWQWPDAVSGNSKSCVLQVVANGERLLLTGDIDRAAERALLDTALAVPTDWLQAPHHGSRSSSSRPFVQKLAPESVLISRGRGNAFGHPHSQVLERYQALGSRIYDSAEQGAVRVQLGAFQPAVVARSQRRFWREPLP from the coding sequence ATGAGGACAGGGATGTGCGCGCTTGCGCTGGGGTTGCTGGCCCTGCGTTTTCTACCCACGTTGCCGCCCACCGGTTGGCTGTTGGCCATGTTGGTGCTGGCCTTGATGCTATTGCCGTTTCGTACTTACCCGCTGGCGTTTTTCCTGTTGGGTTTGAGCTGGGCTTGCATCAGCGCGCAGTGGGCGCTGGATGATCGATTGCGACCGGCGCTGGACGGCGAGACGCGTTGGTTGGAAGGGCGCGTGGTGGGGTTGCCCCAGCAGACAGACACGGGCGTGCGCTTTGAATTGGCCGACAGCCGGTCGCGCAAAGCCAGGCTGCCCAAGCGCATTCGCGTGTCCTGGCACGGCGGGCCGGCGGTGCGCAGTGGGGAGCGCTGGCGCCTGGCTGTCACGCTTAAAAGGCCGTCCGGTCTGCTCAATTTTCACGGTTTCGACCACGAGGCCTGGCTGTTGGCGCAGCGCATTGGCGCTACGGGCTCGGTGAAAGACGGTGAGCGCCTGGCACCGGCCCGCCACGCGTGGCGCGACAGCCTGCGCCAACGCCTGCTGGCGACCGATGCGCAAGCCCATGAAGCCGCCGTCGCGGCGCTGGTGCTGGGGGATGGTTCCGGGCTGGAAGCTGAGGATTGGCAGGTGTTGCAAGACACCGGAACCGTGCACTTGTTGGTCATTTCCGGCCAGCACATCGGCTTGCTGGCCGGGCTGATCTATGGGCTGGTGGCCGCGATGGCACGGTTTGGCTGCTGGCCACGAAACCTGCCATGGCTCCCCTGGGCGTGCGGCCTGGCCTTTGTCGCAGCGTTGAGTTATGGCCTGCTGGCCGGTTTCGGCGTGCCGGTGCAGCGGGCCTGCGTAATGGTTGGCCTGGTGTTGCTATGGCGGCTGCGCTTTCGGCATCTGGGCGCCTGGTGGCCGTTGTTGCTGGCATTCAACGGCGTACTCCTGCTTGAGCCGCTGGCCAGTCTGCAACCGGGCTTCTGGTTGTCGTTTGCGGCGGTTGCGGTCCTGGTCCTGGCGTTCGGCGGACGGCTGGGGCCATGGAGTGTCTGGCAGGTATGGACGCGCCCCCAGTGGCTGATTGCCGTCGGCTTGTTTCCATTGCTGCTGGTGCTGGGATTACCCATTAGCCTCACTGCGCCTGTGGCCAACCTGTTCGCCGTGCCGTGGATCAGCCTGGTGGTATTGCCGTTGGCGCTGCTGGGCACCGCGTTGCTGTGGGTGCCGCTGGCCGGCGAGGGCCTGCTCTGGCTGGCCGGTGGAGCGCTGGAGGTGTGGTTCAAGGGCCTCGCTCTGCTGGCTGGGCAGTTGCCGGCCTGGACCCCGGCTGAGGTGCCGCTGGCTTATTGGCTGGTCAGCTTGGCGGGCGCGGTGCTGTTGCTGCTGCCCAAGGGGGTGCCGTTCCGCTTGCTGGGCTGGCCGATGCTGTTGCTGGCGGTGTTTCCACCCAGGCAGCCACTCCCCCATGGGCAGGTGACGGTGGTACAGCTGGATGTCGGCCAGGGGCAGTCACTGATCCTGCGCACCCGCAATCATGCCTTGCTTTACGATGCGGGGCCTCGTTCAGGGCCGGTCGACCAGGGCGCGCGGGTGGTCTTACCGTCGCTGAAAAAATCCGGCATAGAGCGGCTGGACATGCTGCTGCTGAGCCATGCCGACGCCGATCATGCCGGTGGCGCGGCAGCTGTTGCCCGCGGCTTGCCCATCAGGCGTGTGGTAGGTGGCGAAACCGAGGGATTGCCGGATTTTCTGAAGACTGAGCCTTGTGTCAGCGGCGAGCGATGGGAGTGGGATGGCGTGTCGTTCGTGTTATGGCAGTGGCCTGACGCCGTAAGTGGCAACTCGAAATCCTGTGTGTTGCAGGTGGTGGCCAACGGCGAACGGCTGCTGCTCACCGGCGATATCGACCGTGCGGCGGAGCGCGCACTGCTTGATACAGCATTGGCGGTGCCCACCGATTGGCTGCAAGCGCCCCATCATGGTAGCCGCAGCTCTTCATCCAGACCCTTTGTGCAGAAGCTTGCGCCCGAGTCGGTGCTGATCTCCAGAGGCAGGGGTAACGCGTTCGGTCATCCCCATTCACAAGTGCTGGAGCGCTATCAGGCCCTGGGCAGCCGGATATATGACAGCGCCGAACAAGGTGCGGTGCGTGTTCAATTGGGGGCCTTCCAACCAGCCGTTGTTGCGCGTAGTCAACGCAGGTTCTGGCGCGAACCGTTACCGTAA
- a CDS encoding 2-hydroxyacid dehydrogenase translates to MRVILFSSQAYDRDSFLGEPRPQGIELQFQPARLNLDTVALAQQHEVVCPFINDDLSAPVLEQLAKGGTRLIALRSAGYNHVDLPAAKRLGLSVVRVPAYSPHAVAEHAAALILALNRRLHRAYNRTRDGDFSLHGLTGFDLVGKTVGVVGTGQIGATFAKIMAGFGCQLLAYDPFPNPQVQAMGARYVSLPELLAEAQIISLHCPLTADSQHLINTDSLAHMQPGAMLINTGRGGLVHTPALVEALKSGQLGYLGLDVYEEEAQLFFEDRSDLPLQDDVLARLLTFPNVIITAHQAFLTREALAGIAGTTLANIAAWTEGRAQNLVEG, encoded by the coding sequence ATGCGCGTGATTCTTTTCAGCAGCCAGGCCTACGACCGTGACAGTTTTCTCGGCGAACCGCGCCCTCAGGGCATCGAGCTGCAGTTCCAGCCCGCCCGCCTCAACCTCGACACCGTCGCCCTGGCCCAACAGCACGAGGTGGTCTGCCCCTTTATCAATGATGACCTCAGCGCCCCTGTGCTCGAGCAACTGGCCAAGGGCGGCACCCGCCTGATTGCGTTGCGCTCGGCCGGCTATAACCATGTCGACTTGCCGGCCGCCAAACGCCTGGGCCTGAGCGTGGTGCGCGTACCGGCCTACTCGCCCCACGCCGTGGCCGAACATGCCGCGGCCCTGATCCTGGCCCTTAACCGTCGCCTGCACCGCGCCTACAACCGCACCCGCGATGGCGATTTCAGCCTGCACGGGCTCACCGGTTTCGATCTGGTCGGCAAGACCGTCGGCGTGGTCGGCACCGGGCAGATCGGCGCCACCTTCGCCAAAATCATGGCCGGCTTCGGCTGTCAGTTGCTGGCCTACGACCCCTTCCCCAATCCGCAGGTCCAGGCCATGGGCGCGCGCTACGTGAGCCTGCCCGAATTGCTCGCCGAGGCGCAGATCATCAGCCTGCATTGCCCGCTGACCGCCGACAGCCAGCACCTGATCAACACCGACTCCCTGGCGCACATGCAACCGGGCGCCATGCTGATCAATACCGGCCGCGGCGGCCTGGTCCACACGCCGGCACTGGTTGAAGCGCTCAAGAGCGGCCAGCTCGGTTACCTGGGCCTGGATGTGTATGAGGAAGAGGCCCAGCTGTTTTTCGAAGACCGTTCGGACCTGCCCCTGCAAGACGACGTGCTCGCCCGCCTGCTGACCTTCCCCAATGTGATCATCACCGCGCACCAGGCCTTCCTGACCCGCGAGGCACTGGCGGGGATTGCCGGCACTACGCTGGCCAATATTGCGGCCTGGACCGAGGGCCGTGCGCAGAACCTGGTCGAGGGATGA
- a CDS encoding TlpA disulfide reductase family protein: MTRRLIGALAIITTLLLSGCGNDYGVDQYGQKVPAERLDKQWLVVNYWAEWCGPCRTEIPELNALAEQLKAQNVGVFGVNFDNVQGEELKAASDKLGIKFTVLAQNPEAIFDIPRSEALPVTYIIDDKGKVREQLMGEQTAQGVLAKLKALRG, encoded by the coding sequence ATGACAAGGCGACTGATCGGTGCATTGGCGATCATCACAACCCTGCTGCTCAGCGGCTGCGGTAACGATTACGGCGTGGACCAGTACGGCCAGAAAGTCCCGGCCGAACGCCTCGACAAGCAGTGGCTGGTGGTCAACTACTGGGCCGAATGGTGTGGCCCGTGCCGCACGGAAATTCCCGAACTCAATGCCCTGGCCGAGCAGCTCAAAGCGCAGAACGTAGGCGTGTTCGGGGTCAATTTCGACAATGTGCAGGGTGAAGAGCTCAAAGCGGCCAGCGACAAGCTGGGCATCAAGTTCACCGTACTGGCGCAGAACCCCGAAGCGATCTTCGATATTCCCCGCAGCGAGGCGCTGCCGGTGACCTACATCATCGATGACAAGGGCAAGGTGCGTGAGCAACTGATGGGTGAGCAGACGGCGCAAGGGGTATTGGCCAAGCTCAAGGCGCTGCGCGGTTAA
- a CDS encoding response regulator transcription factor codes for MNPAAVGLPSILTIEDDPVLGAYVHEHLGRCGFEVTWCQNGQQGLQLARDRAFDLILMDVLLPGLDGLSVLTHLRQSHAMPVILMSALGAEADRISGFRLGADDYLPKPFSMVELRVRIEAILRRVALDRRPQPSLAPLREDAHLLGFDDERCDVCYQAHWAGLTRSEYRLLETLHRNAEEVLSKAFLYQHVLQRGYAPHDRSLDMHVSQIRRKLKALGYTEREVRTVWGKGYVLSGHDEGL; via the coding sequence ATGAATCCCGCAGCCGTTGGCCTACCCAGTATCCTGACCATCGAAGACGACCCCGTGCTGGGCGCCTACGTGCATGAGCACCTGGGCCGCTGTGGCTTTGAGGTCACCTGGTGTCAGAATGGCCAGCAAGGTTTGCAACTGGCACGCGACCGGGCGTTTGACCTGATACTGATGGACGTTCTGCTGCCAGGGCTGGATGGGCTCTCGGTGCTGACGCACTTGCGCCAAAGCCATGCCATGCCCGTGATCCTGATGTCGGCCCTGGGCGCCGAAGCCGACCGTATCAGCGGCTTTCGCTTGGGTGCGGACGATTATCTGCCCAAGCCGTTCAGTATGGTTGAGCTGCGCGTACGCATCGAAGCCATTCTGCGCCGGGTGGCCCTGGATCGTCGCCCCCAGCCGAGCCTTGCGCCCTTGCGTGAGGATGCGCATCTGCTCGGTTTTGACGATGAGCGCTGCGATGTCTGCTACCAGGCGCACTGGGCCGGCCTGACGCGCAGTGAATACCGTCTGTTGGAAACCCTGCACCGCAATGCTGAAGAAGTCCTCAGCAAAGCCTTCCTTTATCAGCACGTGCTGCAGCGCGGTTATGCCCCGCACGACCGCAGCCTGGACATGCACGTGAGCCAGATTCGCCGCAAGCTCAAGGCGCTCGGCTACACCGAGCGCGAAGTGCGCACGGTGTGGGGCAAGGGCTATGTGTTGAGCGGTCACGATGAAGGGCTTTGA
- a CDS encoding sensor histidine kinase: MKGFERLPSRHSLFWKLACLLIAFCLLMIWLSWSWGRYMEQQSAYLSEEARATLRGYAAGAELAWSTQGSAGVDAWLQHMNDRETTWLGVIGNDLQSLGSAPLSDKESQRLTFLRGLDWPVSRHTKGLPWLKIGFPVDPDAGSLVIELPQRFMPGRYQLFWRVMTNGVIPGLFTLLLCIGLYRLLIMPLNQLREQANAWRADQLNARMSGDATSRQDELGELGRAFDHMSERLQGTVQLQQQLLRDMSHELRTPLSRLRVACDSEQDLAQLRERLNREIDAMQRLVEDSLQLAWLDSDRAPLPQEDIQLPALWDMLRENACFESGWPASRLLCLLPTQCWVRGNLNALAQALENILRNAIRHSPDQGRVTVDGVREGEHWHVWLEDQGAGIDEADLERIFAPFTRLDGSRPGDGGFGLGLSIARNAVQRQGGLLWAENTGQGLRIHLRLPAR, from the coding sequence ATGAAGGGCTTTGAGCGGCTGCCGAGCAGGCACTCGTTGTTCTGGAAGCTGGCGTGCCTGCTGATCGCCTTTTGTTTGCTGATGATCTGGCTCAGTTGGTCCTGGGGCCGCTACATGGAGCAGCAAAGTGCGTACCTCTCTGAAGAGGCCCGCGCTACGCTGCGCGGCTATGCAGCGGGAGCCGAGTTGGCCTGGAGCACCCAGGGCAGCGCCGGGGTGGATGCCTGGCTGCAGCATATGAATGACCGCGAAACCACCTGGCTGGGTGTGATCGGCAACGACCTGCAATCCCTTGGCAGCGCACCGCTGAGCGACAAGGAAAGCCAGCGGCTGACCTTTTTGCGCGGATTGGACTGGCCGGTGAGCCGTCATACCAAAGGCCTGCCCTGGTTGAAGATCGGCTTTCCCGTCGATCCCGATGCCGGGTCACTGGTGATCGAGTTGCCCCAGCGCTTTATGCCGGGGCGCTATCAATTATTCTGGCGCGTCATGACCAACGGCGTGATTCCCGGGTTGTTTACCTTATTGCTGTGCATTGGCTTGTATCGACTGCTGATCATGCCCCTCAATCAACTGCGCGAGCAGGCCAATGCCTGGCGTGCCGATCAACTGAATGCACGGATGTCCGGGGACGCGACCAGTCGCCAGGACGAGTTGGGTGAACTGGGACGCGCCTTCGACCATATGTCCGAACGCTTGCAGGGCACTGTGCAGTTGCAGCAACAGTTGCTGCGGGACATGTCCCATGAATTGCGCACGCCCTTGAGCCGCCTGCGCGTGGCCTGTGACAGCGAGCAGGATCTGGCGCAGTTGCGCGAACGGCTGAATCGGGAAATCGACGCGATGCAGCGCCTGGTTGAAGACAGCCTGCAACTGGCCTGGCTCGACAGCGACAGGGCGCCGTTGCCCCAGGAAGACATTCAACTGCCGGCGCTGTGGGACATGCTGCGCGAGAACGCCTGTTTTGAAAGCGGCTGGCCGGCATCGCGCTTGCTGTGCTTATTGCCAACGCAGTGCTGGGTGCGCGGTAATCTCAATGCACTGGCCCAGGCCTTGGAAAACATCCTGCGCAACGCAATACGCCACTCTCCGGATCAGGGAAGGGTCACAGTGGACGGCGTGCGCGAGGGCGAACACTGGCATGTCTGGCTGGAAGATCAGGGGGCCGGCATCGATGAGGCCGACCTGGAACGTATCTTCGCGCCCTTTACCCGGCTGGACGGTTCACGGCCCGGCGACGGCGGCTTCGGCCTGGGCTTGAGCATTGCGCGCAACGCTGTCCAGCGTCAGGGCGGACTTCTATGGGCAGAAAACACCGGCCAGGGCCTGCGTATACATCTGCGTCTGCCTGCGCGGTAG
- a CDS encoding DUF2062 domain-containing protein: MPRRLFKRYMPDPSSIREHKSLQFLGTLLHDPNLWHLNRHSVARAMAVGLFAAFIPIPLQMLLAAVLAIVVRGNMPIAVSLVWLTNPITMPVVFFCTYMTGAWLMNVPPRSLPDNLTWEWISGELSTMWQPFLLGSVVSGLVLGALAYCLTMGYWRWWVAHQWKKRKLRRR, translated from the coding sequence ATGCCCCGGCGCTTATTCAAACGGTACATGCCCGACCCCAGCAGCATCAGGGAACACAAGTCATTACAGTTTCTTGGCACCCTGCTGCATGACCCGAACCTCTGGCACCTCAACCGGCATTCGGTAGCCCGCGCCATGGCCGTGGGCTTGTTCGCCGCGTTTATCCCTATTCCCTTGCAAATGTTGCTGGCCGCGGTCCTGGCGATTGTGGTGCGCGGCAACATGCCGATTGCCGTCAGCCTGGTGTGGCTGACCAACCCGATCACCATGCCGGTGGTGTTTTTCTGCACCTATATGACCGGCGCCTGGCTGATGAATGTGCCGCCGCGCAGCCTGCCGGACAACCTCACCTGGGAATGGATCAGCGGCGAGCTGAGCACGATGTGGCAACCGTTCCTGCTGGGGTCGGTGGTCAGTGGATTGGTGCTGGGCGCCTTGGCCTATTGCCTGACCATGGGGTACTGGCGCTGGTGGGTTGCGCACCAGTGGAAGAAACGCAAACTGCGCCGACGCTGA